The genome window ACGCGCCGCTGCTGCTGGTGGACTACGGCCCGCCCACGCCGCCGGGGCCGGCCGAGTGCCGCTTCCGCGCGGGCGGCCGCGCCATCACCCTCCCCCTGCAGTGGCGCGACGCCGCTCCGCAGGAGGTGCGCGCGCGGGTGCTGCGCGTGGCCGCGCTCCCCGTGCTGCGCCCGGCGCTGGAGCGGATGGACGGCGGGCGGACGCTGTGGGTGAACGTCCCCAGCTTCTACGCGTCGGCCGACAGCGAGGTGGCGGCGATGAACGCGCTGACCGACTCGCTGCGCGCGGAGACGGAGCGCAACCGCGGGTGGGGGGTGATGGTGATCGACCTGCGCGGCAACTCGGGCGGGTCGTCGGTGTGGGCCGACCAGGTGGCGTCCGCCGTCTTCGGCAAGCCGTGGGTCGACGCCGCCCGCGCCTACCTCCGCGACGGCGTCTACACCGAGTACCGCGTGTCGCGCGACAACGTGGAGACGGCGCGCGCGGCGGTGCGCGAGTCGGAGCAGCGCCACGGCGCCAACAGCGAGGCGGTGGCCGACGCCCGCGCGCTGGCCGACTCGCTGGCGGCGGCGCTGGCCCGCGGAGACGCGCTGTACGGCCACGCCGCGCGCCGCACCGGCGTGCCGCTTCCCGCGCCGCCGGCTGTCCCCGGGCGCGTGGTGGTGGTCACCACCGCCTCGTGCTTCAGCGCCTGCCTGGACTTCCTCGACGTCGTCCGTCTCCATCCCGCCATCGTCCAGGTGGGCGAGACGACGGGCGTGGACACCGACTACATGGAGAACTGGGGCCGCCCCCTCCCCAGCGGCCTCAGCTCCATCGGCTACCCGATGAAGGTGTACCGCAACCGGCGGCGGCTGAACAATCAGGCATACGCGCCGCGGGTCCCCTATCCCGGCGAGATCGGCGACACCGGGGCGCTGCGCCGCTGGATCCTGGCCGGGTACGCGCGCTGGTGATCCGCCTCGCTTCGCGGCGAGACACCATCCCCAAACGACGGCGGCCGCGCATCGGAAGAAGCGCGGCCGCCGTGCCGTGCGGGGTGCCCATCACGCATAGTACCGGTAGACCGTGTCGTTGATCATCGGCTCCTGCTGCTTCGGCGGGCACGTGCAGCTGTAGCAGTTCTGGTTGACGTCGGTCTCGCCGCCAGCCACCTGGTCCAGCTCCTCGACCTCGAGCGAGTCGACGTCGATGGCCTCGGGGTCCAGCCGCTTCTTCTCGGTCATTGCGTCCTCCTCCGCGATAGGGAAGGGGTGGTGGGCCGCGCCCGCTCGCGCGGTGTGGCATGGGCCACGCCGGGGGGCGCCGGGGAAGCGTGGATCGATCCGGGAATTCCCACGAACGGGAGGTCATCCCGGTCGTGGGTCCGGGGTGCGGGAGCGGCCGTCCGCCCCGGGAGGGGGAGGACGGCCGCTCCGGCCACCGTTGCGCGGCTCACACCAGGATCGGCTCGGCCGGGGCCTGCTGCCTGGGCGGGCAGGTGCAGCTGTGGCAGTTCTGGTTGATGTCGGTCTCGCCGCCGGCCACCTGGTCCAGCTCCTCCACCTCGAGCGAGTCGACCTCGATCTCCTCGGGGTTCATCCGCTTCTTCTCCGTCATCACCGCCTCCACGGGTTGATGGTTGGGTCCCTCCCCGGCAGGCCGCCGGTGCGTACGGCGCGGCCGGCCCGCCGGCGCGTCGGGGGCCGGCCCTACTCCGCCGCTCCCTCGGGCACGGGCCCGCACTCCAGCGACAGCGCGCATGCCAGCCAATGGCAGGTGACGCTGCACTGGCAGGTGCAGGTGCCTTCGTTGATGTTTCCCACCTCGTCGGCCGTGACCAGGTAGTCGAGCTCGTGCACTTCGAGCGACTCGACCACGATCTCCTGCGGCCGCAGGCTGATGCGATGCTTCATGGACGCCGCCTTTGCCGTCATGGGCGCTCCCGGCGGGAGGGGACCGTCCCCGCGCCGCCATCGGGGGAAGATTCCCGGATCCGGGCAATCGCGTCTCGCGATGCCGCGGCCCGGCGCGTGCGTGGAGACGCGAGGCTTCCGGCCGGGCCG of Longimicrobium sp. contains these proteins:
- a CDS encoding S41 family peptidase translates to MPKRTAVLLAAAVAVRAAGVHAQAGSAPVLPAHADTAWSAVFRMDLDTARAVIAANHPGAVDARNPAFRRTLESAYREARAAAPGVNSYASYRIALSRFGNRFQDAHLNIGGTRPVAQLREAGLYPVYRGGAFVVREADERYGAQAAELRGAMVEACGGVPAARVFADRVLSWRGRPGVQADWHTYAPLLLVDYGPPTPPGPAECRFRAGGRAITLPLQWRDAAPQEVRARVLRVAALPVLRPALERMDGGRTLWVNVPSFYASADSEVAAMNALTDSLRAETERNRGWGVMVIDLRGNSGGSSVWADQVASAVFGKPWVDAARAYLRDGVYTEYRVSRDNVETARAAVRESEQRHGANSEAVADARALADSLAAALARGDALYGHAARRTGVPLPAPPAVPGRVVVVTTASCFSACLDFLDVVRLHPAIVQVGETTGVDTDYMENWGRPLPSGLSSIGYPMKVYRNRRRLNNQAYAPRVPYPGEIGDTGALRRWILAGYARW